One Phycisphaera mikurensis NBRC 102666 DNA window includes the following coding sequences:
- a CDS encoding sugar-binding protein: protein MRNPRLLCLTLAVAVAPVPSAWAEPEKKLIQLGWDGGTPGKMLANLERMKAGPFDGYVFKLPEVDADTEARPLPLQNLFTTEPHPAALFEPHLEDMRTLKERGLGNMTHNMVKIWCTGRDGWDWFNDDHWAAAEENWRNLVKLASVGDADIMFDPESYYTKIEPNYFWVFNHQDNPRADEKTIGEYEEVVRQRGRQFVRALAEVDPDIDILSMYGLNKTTDAVLNADSPAEADAALEAQLYYNLLPAFVAGVLEEAHDGFTFHDGNEMAYYYTSPEEFEHARERMKGPVRRALPPDAQKHFDDHYRAAQAIYASDLFPYDADDGAYRAFFRTVMPRDRQAELLAHNVYHALATADEYAWYYNDGAIDNWTGDVPAGMHEAIRRARGLLEAGEPFPPGMVAEVEAAKEAYQRQVTGDLHIATADLTSVSTPPRIDGDVDDAAWKETQRHGPMHALSSNPTDQPGEDAFVRVAADAENLYVLVEAMDDRTDHLDLRGDGRDGDVWAGDDVEVAVSDPDNADRFFLFMVNPAGTIYDAELRVDAEGELSFDTGGYDPDWQRAVEVHDDRWVVEIAIPWSAVGGRPRNDQPLRMNVARSFGDRPGPGFVSWSQTIDSFLTPAHFAELRPAGN from the coding sequence ATGCGCAATCCTCGGCTCCTCTGCCTCACGCTCGCCGTTGCCGTCGCTCCCGTCCCGTCCGCGTGGGCGGAGCCGGAGAAGAAGCTGATCCAGCTCGGCTGGGACGGCGGGACGCCGGGCAAGATGCTCGCGAACCTCGAGCGGATGAAGGCGGGGCCGTTCGACGGCTACGTCTTCAAGCTCCCGGAGGTCGACGCCGACACCGAGGCCCGCCCGCTCCCGCTGCAGAACCTGTTCACCACCGAGCCGCACCCCGCGGCGCTCTTCGAGCCGCACCTGGAGGACATGCGGACGCTGAAGGAGCGGGGCCTCGGGAACATGACGCACAACATGGTCAAGATCTGGTGCACCGGCCGCGACGGCTGGGACTGGTTCAACGACGACCACTGGGCCGCCGCCGAGGAGAACTGGCGGAATCTGGTGAAGCTCGCCAGCGTCGGCGACGCCGACATCATGTTCGACCCCGAGAGCTACTACACGAAGATCGAGCCGAACTACTTCTGGGTCTTCAACCACCAGGACAACCCGCGCGCCGACGAGAAGACGATCGGCGAGTACGAGGAGGTCGTGCGGCAGCGGGGCCGCCAGTTCGTGCGGGCGCTGGCCGAGGTCGATCCGGACATCGACATCCTCTCGATGTACGGTCTGAACAAGACCACCGACGCCGTCCTCAACGCGGACTCGCCCGCCGAAGCCGACGCCGCCCTGGAAGCGCAGCTCTACTACAACCTGCTGCCCGCCTTCGTCGCCGGCGTGCTGGAGGAAGCCCACGACGGCTTCACCTTTCACGACGGCAACGAGATGGCGTACTACTACACCTCGCCCGAAGAGTTCGAACACGCTCGTGAGAGGATGAAGGGTCCGGTCCGCCGCGCCCTGCCGCCGGATGCGCAGAAGCACTTCGACGACCACTACCGGGCGGCGCAGGCCATCTACGCCAGCGACCTCTTCCCGTACGACGCCGACGATGGCGCGTACCGAGCGTTCTTCCGGACGGTGATGCCACGCGACCGGCAGGCCGAGCTGCTGGCGCACAACGTGTACCACGCGCTGGCCACCGCGGACGAGTACGCCTGGTACTACAACGACGGCGCCATCGACAACTGGACCGGCGACGTCCCCGCGGGGATGCACGAGGCGATCCGCCGCGCCCGCGGCCTCCTGGAGGCGGGCGAACCCTTCCCACCGGGGATGGTGGCCGAGGTGGAAGCGGCGAAGGAGGCGTACCAGCGGCAGGTCACCGGCGACCTGCACATCGCCACCGCGGACTTGACGAGCGTGTCCACGCCGCCGCGGATCGATGGGGACGTCGACGACGCCGCGTGGAAGGAGACGCAGCGGCACGGGCCGATGCACGCGCTGAGCAGCAACCCCACCGACCAACCCGGCGAGGATGCTTTCGTCCGCGTCGCCGCCGACGCGGAGAACCTCTACGTGCTCGTGGAGGCGATGGACGACCGCACCGACCACCTCGACCTCCGCGGCGACGGTCGCGACGGCGACGTTTGGGCCGGCGACGACGTGGAGGTGGCCGTGAGCGATCCCGACAACGCCGATCGCTTCTTCCTCTTCATGGTCAACCCGGCCGGCACGATCTACGACGCGGAGCTGCGGGTCGACGCCGAAGGCGAGCTGAGCTTCGACACCGGCGGCTACGACCCCGATTGGCAGCGCGCGGTCGAGGTCCACGACGACCGCTGGGTCGTCGAGATCGCGATCCCCTGGTCCGCCGTCGGCGGCCGCCCCCGCAACGACCAGCCGTTGCGGATGAACGTCGCCCGCTCCTTCGGCGATCGGCCCGGCCCCGGCTTCGTCTCCTGGAGCCAGACCATCGACAGCTTCCTCACGCCGGCCCACTTCGCCGAGCTGCGGCCGGCGGGCAACTGA